DNA sequence from the Paenibacillus azoreducens genome:
ATTCCGATCCCGACGATGTCGTCACCATGCAGATTCAGCAGCTTGTCCTTTATAACTTTTACGATTTGAAGTTTCTCTTCCCTAGAAGTCGAAACCGGAAATGGCATCATTGTTTGTCCTCACTTTTCATACCTAATTCTCTTTTAAAAATTTATGATATACTTCCTCAGCCCATTCAAGCACTTTGATTCGATGGCTGTCGCCTTCAAGCTTCGCAACCATTTGCCGAGCCGTTTCAAAATTCATAACGACCCTGCCTGTCGTCTCAAAACCATCTGGTAATGCCGTAAATTCCCTGACTTTAGCAACAACAAAAACCGTATATGTATCTGTATGATCCCAATACCACGAAGCAATAGGAACCCTATTCGTATCTAAAGTAATCCCTGCTTCTTCCATGGTCTCACGGTCTAATGCGGTATGAATCCCTTCGTTATTTTCCAATCGTCCGCCGACGGTTGTTAGTACTTTTTCGTTTCGATCCCATACCATCACAACCATGCCATCATCCGTAACAGGGACGCTATGAATACCGGCAATTTTCTTATCGGCAGGAAATTCGCTGATCGCCTTTAGCATGAACTCACTCACCTACTTTTTAATTACTTTGTTTGCCATCCTTAAGCCAATGACTTGTAAAAGCTCTAAACCTGTTGGTTCATAGAATTCGTCATGCGAATAATCGATACTCGAAAAGGCGCCTGGCACACTCCATGCTCTCCCCGCTTACACAAATTCCTCGGAATCGCCTATTGGCAATCCCGAGGACTCAATAGTTTAACCGAACCGAATTGCGACATTCTTCAAGGTTGGCAAACCTACTAGCGCTGACCCGCATGCTAGGTGGTGAGAGGACTGCGACTAGCTGTCCCTTCCCGCTCGATGATCTTCCCCTTCATTCTGGTTAAGCACGACTATTCCTTCTTAGTTGCAGCAGGGATATTTCGAGTGTGGCAGTGAATACCGCCTCCATACAAGTTTAGGGCCAATGTGTTGATTTGAACAATTCTCCGATCAGGGAAAGCTGTCTTCAATACTTTTAAAGCTTCCTCATCTTTCTTGCGAATTTCTTCCGGCATCCCCTCTTCATAATATTTCTGGGCCACAACGACCCCATTCGCTATTAAAAAATTGCAGTAGCTTAACGCAGGCAATACATTGATCGGTGCTGTCGGGAATGGACTGCCATCGAACAGCGTGTCCTTCCCTTTCAACGATTCCTTCATAAACTCCCAAGTCTGAAATGCCTGATCCTCTGGGTAAAGATCAATATAAATTGGCTCTGGCATCGGTATTTTCAAGATCGTAAACGGTTTTCCATCAACGGTAGTTGCAGCCTTTACCGCTTCATAAGCTTGATCTAATCGCTCTTTATTGTAAGCGTGCAGCTGGCTGCTCTTGGCCTCTTCCTCAGTCACATGCGCGAGGATTACCGTATCCGGGCCGACAAATCTGCACATCTCATCAATATGCCCATTCGCAGAAGCACTTCGATACGAACGGAACGTGCCATCTGCAGAAGGTATCGCTCCCATACCAGGATGCTCATCGTCATAGGTCGCTCGCGGAAGCCAAATGATTCGGTCAAGTCGAAAGACTCTTTTCAGTTCCTCTTCAACCTCGGCAAATGTCTTCTCCGGATTGCGCTTATCCACTTCCGTTTCTCGTATTGACATCATCACGCCGCGTCCATTAAACTCCCGATCTCCGCCTTCGCTGATTAAGTCCGCATGAATCGTATGCTCGATGCCAACTTGCTCAGCTTGAAACTTCCCAAAGCCTCGATGCAAGCGAGAAAACTCGTCTTCTTCAGTTAAGAAGCCATACATGTTAAAACGAAAATCAACGCGTGCACGCTCCCCCTCGTCATTGATGATGACTTCTGCCCCAAAGTCCCGCGGGAAAACAACACTCGCAGGAAAGCGCACAAAGCGGATGCATGCAGTGTCTACACCCTGATCTTGAAGTGCTTTCCGAGCTCGCTTCTCTACTTCCTCGTTAAAGCTGCATATCAGTACGATGACCTCTCCCATCAAAGCTTGAACAACCTGTACACTAACGATATCAACATTGAGGCTTCTCGTCGCATTTGCAGGAGGCGGCCAGATCAACAAGACGGATTCTTGCTGTTCAAACTCCCCAACGGTTCTAAACTGCTTCATCACAACATCTCCTTTACTGGTTGTTTATCCTATGTATCCATCTTCATGATGTACGGTTGAAACTTTTCGTTCTAAAATGAATGATAGACTATGGAGTAACTCCAGAGTCAAGGAGCATAATTTCATTTATCGTAAATATGTAAAAACATCACACAGACGAATTTGCTCACTCATTGACATCAAAAAGGCCACTTCCTTTACCACATTCCTGAGCCAGTTCCCCTGTCCACATATCCCCCGTACTGATAAAGTATGATTTTTCCATCTGTCCATCGATCATGTATTCATTGGTTTGAACGGCTTTTCGCTTCGCCGCTTCCATCTCCTCCTCCGTTTCCAGATCGCTCTCCCACACATAATATCCGTTGATGCATCTCTCCCATGTGAATCGATCGAAACAAGGATGTTGGGATTTGTAAGGGAATGGCTTGGGATCCGGATTTTTGATAAAAATCCGCTCGTAGTATTCGATTTCTGAACGAACAGCCGCTACAACTTGCGAATCCATAAACTCCGGGTCTCCCACCCAAATTTTAAGATAATAGGGCTCTT
Encoded proteins:
- a CDS encoding NUDIX domain-containing protein translates to MLKAISEFPADKKIAGIHSVPVTDDGMVVMVWDRNEKVLTTVGGRLENNEGIHTALDRETMEEAGITLDTNRVPIASWYWDHTDTYTVFVVAKVREFTALPDGFETTGRVVMNFETARQMVAKLEGDSHRIKVLEWAEEVYHKFLKEN
- a CDS encoding agmatine deiminase family protein, whose product is MKQFRTVGEFEQQESVLLIWPPPANATRSLNVDIVSVQVVQALMGEVIVLICSFNEEVEKRARKALQDQGVDTACIRFVRFPASVVFPRDFGAEVIINDEGERARVDFRFNMYGFLTEEDEFSRLHRGFGKFQAEQVGIEHTIHADLISEGGDREFNGRGVMMSIRETEVDKRNPEKTFAEVEEELKRVFRLDRIIWLPRATYDDEHPGMGAIPSADGTFRSYRSASANGHIDEMCRFVGPDTVILAHVTEEEAKSSQLHAYNKERLDQAYEAVKAATTVDGKPFTILKIPMPEPIYIDLYPEDQAFQTWEFMKESLKGKDTLFDGSPFPTAPINVLPALSYCNFLIANGVVVAQKYYEEGMPEEIRKKDEEALKVLKTAFPDRRIVQINTLALNLYGGGIHCHTRNIPAATKKE